A single Chaetodon trifascialis isolate fChaTrf1 chromosome 18, fChaTrf1.hap1, whole genome shotgun sequence DNA region contains:
- the pks1 gene encoding phthioceranic/hydroxyphthioceranic acid synthase, translating into MEDAEDDIAVVGIGCNFPGGEGLDNFWRVLLERKNCVMDIPAERFDTTLWYDADDSKPGKTRTTKAALIEGFNEFDHKFFGVTEAEADFMDPQQKLLLQCTYRALEDAGMAMESISGSRTGVYIGLMNRDYEMLQSNSSTTISHYNGTGTAMSVAANRISFTFNLTGPSFAIDSACSSSLVALHLARQAIKQGDCEMALCGGVSCIIEPKVFVALSKAKMISPEGTSKPFCSRADGYGRGEGCGVVLLKPLRKAIKDCNKIWGIISKTAVNQDGHSVTPITKPSMTQQEELLRRIYSESDLANVQYIEAHGTGTPVGDPTEAGSISTIIAKARPPGSAMLRIGSVKGNIGHTESAAGVAGLIKVLLMMKHETIVPSVFYSDDSASVDVKALSISIPIKAERWETNGSLERVAGINSFGFGGTNAHVIVREHRQTTVSTQIPKGCPRLFVISAASEKSFILSLTDTRQRLCSGQTADIQALSYTSACGRTHSRHKYRKAFLTSSLSDLQHQLTSALQTKFESIRSDIQVVFVFCGNGVAYRGMCKQLLREVPVFRDKVREVEKLFQSHKSINIGQWLAGEYDNDDFSQPNVVQPLLFAIQVGIATLLKHWGVTPDAVLGHSVGEVAAAHCSGLLSLEDAVKVLHHRSTLQSKVTGGKMLLVSNVVVEKVLKIIAVFSGKICVAAFNSPESCTLSGDSDAIDILHQKLKIELTEKNLFLHELDVPAAYHSHMMDPILDDVEKNIDTLDANNKECKLFSTVTGDSYSDGDFGTGEYWARNIREPVLFEQTLRAATKGKQSRRNVVFVEIGPRRALQRNIHETLGSNTIVISSVQPGRDYDTVLSTVAKLFELGIHVNWHQIYRGHETLPTALPVYQFDKTKKELKFEAIRGGDQPSTFSPHPLISQTKQGNKDYTCNLSLDTAPYLWDHKNNGVPIVPGAFFVELAYASVMASLKPKKPVSRLQLSVRFESLFTLSSNSNLLKVTLEHAENAASFKIHSSVATHAAGTCTYTDGRPLIEEPTVCLDAISQRCKLVMKRKQIYSILSQAGFKYGSVFKQLDDVHFGDEFNEAVTAIQVPGELLKHLHDYFIHPVLLDYFLQMTAVVAIRQLTAKRGIPSAIGSVAISGPLQEEMVMYLRATQETPDFLDVCGSFSTTEGHVLVELKGVRISFLGDCSNALQSWFFHNEIIAIPDKRDLQNCQIKAIVFEDKLGIAKGLRPYIHTESVLVESREHWMADQVRNVVVHSLNTSVDLENVLFFWGVDDLSHLSSEKMLESLVTCCELFRQIVLALKDSKRSCTVWVITYRSTEMTVDHVSPGFVLSGMTRACAAEMVGLSFHLIDLASMTSEDIQMLVQVINTCKEQEVMISKGQASTTRIARTPMRDGALCEGDIPSVYESDFVLQTTDPYRMTHLSALPYDTNLNPVQEKSVEIQLTNVCVHSSDYFPVTTSHLDFGKTMYWNKQTFGNHKLLALDFSGIVTAVAKDVSKVKVGDHIASCYPVAATAKIIIPEAVCYSTKRLPVLRETPCVSYFILAWDILQRILSNVKQQHRKLVIISSSSASALMKVLALTANRSGWHVSCLLHSREQPLHCANSHALVFLPPFDHTWWGMYDNGGHDRHVIFVCSNHMSSLLSANLFALKNKHMHVHKLDVVNVLQRANLQEQNRNISNWLMSLGFDTISLPLKTETFQLSSTKEPKTKADVESYFTTKTVQQVVLHHRQSDCPLSDIPLLSNPGHLFKQSCVYIVTGGLSGLGLETVKFIAHNGGGCIATLSRSCPTDEKQFEMELLQRRYGVTIMNVQCDVSVSMQVLAAISKIEQRFSTCPIKGVFHSAAVLHDAFIETLDRSLFQKVLQPKVSGALNLHYATLHRKLDFFVCYSSISSFIGNPSQSNYAAANSFLDTFCHYRRNLGLAGQSINWGPLNLGLLLNKDHFQKFLEAKGMMTMDVSDIQEALQQCLLLNRPQQVICKFNFRNLYIHVLSQNVSLRERLSALVEMELKSDLGNEPRVQYLPSKHECVRAIVSDISNVSVDELNDDSPLCALGIDSMLAMTLQNQIFQETGVNVPLVRILDPSSTLATLETIIKNNG; encoded by the exons ATGGAGGACGCAGAGGATGACATAGCTGTTGTTGGGATTGGATGCAATTTTCCTGGAG GTGAGGGGTTGGACAATTTCTGGAGGGTCCTGTTGGAGAGGAAGAACTGTGTTATGGATATTCCAGCAGAGAGGTTTGACACCACTCTCTGGTATGATGCAGATGATAGCAAACCTGGAAAGACACGGACAACCAAAGCAGCTCTCATAGAAGG gtTTAATGAGTTTGATCACAAGTTTTTTGGCGTTACTGAAGCAGAGGCTGATTTCATGGACCCTCAGCAGAAACTCCTCCTGCAGTGTACATACAGGGCATTAGAAGACGCAGGAATGGCTATGGAAAGCATCAGTGGAAGCAGAACTGGAGTTTACATAG GTCTAATGAACAGGGATTACGAGATGCTCCAAAGTAACAGTTCTACTACAATAAGCCACTACAACGGCACTGGAACAGCAATGAGTGTGGCTGCCAATAGAATTTCCTTCACCTTTAATCTCACTGGCCCTTCCTTTGCCATCGACAGCGCCTGTTCCTCATCTCTGGTGGCTCTACATTTAGCCCGGCAGGCTATAAAGCAAG GAGACTGTGAGATGGCTCTGTGTGGAGGTGTCAGCTGTATAATAGAGCCAAAAGTGTTTGTTGCTCTCAGCAAGGCCAAGATGATCTCACCTGAAGGGACCAGCAAACCTTtttgcagcagagcagatggcTATGGTAGAGGCGAGGGCTGCGGTGTAGTTCTCCTGAAGCCTCTGAGAAAA GCCATAAAAGACTGCAACAAAATATGGGGTATCATCAGCAAAACAGCCGTCAACCAAGATGGACACTCAGTCACTCCAATCACCAAACCATCCATGACACAACAAGAGGAACTCTTACGCAGAATCTACTCAGAGTCTGATCTTGCAAATGTCCAGTACATAGAAGCACATGGGACTGGAACCCCAGTTGGAGATCCTACAGAGGCAGGAAGCATCTCAACCATCATCGCTAAAGCCAGACCTCCAGGTTCAGCAATGCTGCGGATTGGCTCTGTGAAGGGCAACATTGGACATACAGAATCTGCAGCTGGAGTGGCAGGACTCATCAAGGTACTCTTAATGATGAAGCATGAGACCATTGTTCCCTCGGTTTTCTACTCAGACGATAGTGCCAGTGTAGATGTTAAAGCTCTGAGTATAAGTATTCCTATTAAAGCTGAACGATGGGAGACAAATGGGTCTTTAGAAAGGGTAGCTGGGATCAACAGCTTTGGGTTTGGAGGCACAAATGCACATGTGATTGTAAGAGAGCACAGACAGACCACCGTTTCCACACAGATCCCAAAAGGCTGTCCCAGACTCTTTGTAatatctgcagcctctgagaaATCATTTATCCTATCCCTCACTGACACCCGCCAGAGGCTTTGCAGCGGTCAAACAGCTGACATACAGGCACTGTCAtacacttcagcatgtggaaGGACTCATTCTAGACACAAATACAGGAAAGCCTTCCTGACATCTTCTCTCTCAGATTTACAACATCAACTGACATCTGCACTGCAAACAAAGTTTGAGTCAATAAGGTCTGACATCCAGGtggtctttgtgttttgtggaaaCGGGGTTGCTTACAGGGGTATGTGCAAGCAGCTCCTGAGAGAGGTTCCTGTTTTCAGGGATAAGGTCAGAGAAGTTGAGAAGCTCTTCCAGAGTCATAAAAGCATCAACATTGGTCAGTGGCTTGCTGGTGAGTATGATAATGATGACTTCAGCCAGCCAAATGTGGTCCAACCTCTTCTTTTTGCGATTCAGGTTGGCATTGCCACTCTCCTAAAGCACTGGGGTGTCACACCGGATGCTGTGCTTGGACACTCTGTTGGTGAGgttgctgctgctcactgttcTGGTCTGTTGTCTCTTGAGGATGCAGTGAAAGTGTTGCACCACCGTAGTACTCTTCAGAGCAAGGTCACAGGAGGGAAAATGCTCCTTGTAAGTAATGTGGTGGTAGAAAAGGTATTGAAAATCATTGCAGTCTTTTCTGGAAAAATTTGTGTCGCAGCGTTCAATAGCCCCGAGTCCTGCACTCTATCAGGAGATTCGGATGCTATAGACATCCTCCATCAGAAGCTGAAGATTGAGCTTACAGAGAAAAATCTCTTCCTCCATGAGTTAGATGTGCCAGCAGCATACCATAGCCATATGATGGATCCTATACTAGATGATGTTGAGAAAAATATTGATACTTTGGATGCCAACAACAAGGAGTGCAAACTTTTTTCAACTGTGACTGGAGACAGTTATTCAGATGGTGACTTTGGGACAGGCGAGTACTGGGCAAGGAACATCCGAGAACCTGTTTTGTTTGAACAAACACTGCGTGCTGCCACCAAAGGCAAGCAATCAAGGAGAAATGTGGTCTTTGTGGAGATTGGACCTCGTAGGGCCCTCCAAAGGAACATACATGAGACTTTGGGAAGTAACACCATAGTTATTTCTTCTGTCCAGCCAGGGAGAGATTATGACACAGTCTTGTCTACAGTAGCAAAACTATTTGAACTGGGCATCCATGTGAACTGGCATCAGATCTACAGGGGTCATGAGACACTGCCCACAGCTCTTCCGGTGTAtcagtttgacaaaacaaagaaagaattGAAATTTGAAGCTATCAGAGGAGGTGATCAACCATCTACTTTTTCTCCACATCCACTCATATCCCAAACAAAGCAGGGCAACAAGGACTACACATGCAACCTCTCATTAGATACTGCACCATATCTTTGggaccataaaaataatggtGTACCCATTGTGCCAGGTGCATTCTTTGTCGAACTAGCTTATGCCTCAGTGATGGCAAGTTTAAAGCCAAAGAAACCTGTTTCTCGGCTCCAGCTCAGTGTAAGATTTGAGAGTCTGTTTACACTAAGCTCAAACTCTAATCTGTTGAAAGTGACACTGGAACATGCAGAGAATGCAGCTTCATTTAAAATACACTCCTCTGTGGCAACACATGCTGcaggcacatgcacatatacagaTGGCAGACCACTTATAGAAGAACCTACTGTTTGTCTTGACGCGATTTCCCAAAGGTGCAAATTGGtaatgaagagaaaacagattTATTCAATTCTTTCTCAGGCAGGATTCAAATATGGCTCTGTCTTCAAACAGCTCGATGATGTGCATTTTGGGGATGAATTCAATGAAGCTGTGACAGCAATTCAAGTTCCTGGTGAACTCCTAAAACACCTTCATGACTATTTCATTCACCCTGTGTTATTGGACTATTTCTTGCAAATGACTGCTGTGGTAGCTATCAGACAGCTAACAGCCAAGCGGGGAATCCCCTCTGCTATCGGTAGTGTAGCCATATCAGGACCACTACAAGAGGAAATGGTCATGTACTTACGAGCCACCCAAGAGACTCCAGACTTCCTTGATGTATGTGGAAGCTTTTCCACCACAGAGGGTCATGTACTGGTGGAACTTAAGGGGGTGAGAATCTCATTTTTAGGTGATTGCTCAAACGCTCTTCAGTCATGGTTCTTCCACAATGAAATAATTGCAATTCCTGACAAGAGAGACTTgcaaaactgtcaaataaaagcaATAGTTTTTGAAGACAAACTTGGCATTGCTAAAGGACTTAGgccatacatacacacagagtcagTACTCGTGGAGAGCAGAGAACATTGGATGGCAGACCAAGTTCGAAATGTAGTGGTTCACTCACTTAACACCAGTGTGGATTTGGAAAATGTTCTCTTCTTTTGGGGTGTTGACGACCTCAGTCACTTGTCATCTGAGAAGATGCTGGAGTCATTGGTGACTTGCTGTGAGCTATTTCGCCAGATTGTTTTAGCACTGAAAGACAGCAAACGTTCTTGCACTGTCTGGGTCATAACCTACAGATCAACAGAAATGACTGTGGACCATGTTAGTCCTGGTTTTGTGTTGTCTGGTATGACAAGGGCTTGTGCAGCAGAGATGGTAGGTCTCTCTTTTCACTTGATTGACCTTGCTTCTATGACTAGTGAAGACATTCAAATGCTGGTTCAAGTCATAAACACCTGCAAAGAACAAGAGGTCATGATCAGCAAAGGGCAAGCATCAACAACAAGAATAGCACGGACCCCCATGAGGGATGGAGCTCTATGTGAGGGGGATATACCCTCAGTATATGAGAGTGACTTTGTTCTACAGACAACTGATCCATACAGAATGACTCACTTGTCTGCTCTTCCCTATGACACAAATTTAAATCCTGTCCAAGAGAAGTCAGTTGAGATTCAGTTAACCAATGTATGCGTGCATTCCTCTGACTACTTTCCTGTCACCACTTCACATTTGGATTTTGGCAAGACAATGTATTGGAACAAGCAAACGTTTGGGAATCATAAGCTTCTTGCTCTAGATTTTAGTGGCATTGTCACAGCTGTTGCAAAAGATGTTTCTAAAGTAAAAGTGGGGGATCACATTGCTTCATGTTATCCAGTAGCTGCCACTGCAAAGATTATCATTCCTGAAGCTGTGTGCTACAGCACAAAGAGACTCCCAGTTCTGAGAGAGACCCCATGTGTGTCTTACTTCATACTGGCATGGGATATTCTGCAGAGAATCCTGTCTAATGtaaaacaacagcacagaaagcttgtcatcatctcctccagctcagcctctgctctgaTGAAGGTTTTGGCTCTGACAGCAAACAGGTCGGGCTGGCATGTCTCCTGTCTGCTTCATTCCAGAGAACAACCTCTACATTGTGCTAACAGTCATGCACTTGTTTTTCTGCCCCCATTTGATCACACTTGGTGGGGGATGTATGACAACGGTGGACATGATAGACATGTTATTTTTGTATGTAGCAATCACATGTCATCCTTACTCTCAGCAAACCTGTTTGCACTGAAGaataaacacatgcatgtgcataaaCTTGATGTAGTTAATGTTCTCCAGAGAGCCAatctgcaagaacaaaacagGAATATCTCTAATTGGCTTATGTCTTTGGGCTTTGATACCATTTCCCTACCATTGAAAACAGAGACTTTTCAATTATCAAGCACGAAAGAGCCCAAGACCAAGGCAGATGTTGAGTCCTACTTCACAACAAAGACAGTGCAGCAAGTTGTTCTACATCACAGACAATCTGATTGTCCATTGTCAGATATCCCTTTACTTTCAAATCCTGGGCATCTTTTTAAACAAAGCTGTGTTTATATTGTAACTGGAGGGCTCTCTGGTTTGGGACTTGAGACGGTGAAGTTCATTGCCCATAATGGAGGGGGTTGTATTGCAACGCTGTCCAGAAGTTGTCCGACCGATGAAAAGCAGTTTGAAATGGAACTTCTCCAGAGAAGATATGGAGTGACAATTATGAATGTCCAATGTGACGTTTCTGTGTCGATGCAGGTATTGGCCGCCATCTCAAAGATTGAACAAAGATTCTCCACTTGTCCAATCAAAGGTGTGTTTCACAGTGCTGCAGTATTACATGATGCATTTATTGAAACCCTTGATCGCTCCTTATTCCAAAAGGTGCTGCAGCCCAAAGTGAGTGGGGCCCTAAACCTTCACTATGCAACACTTCACAGGAAACTAGATTTCTTTGTGTGCtactcctccatctcttcattCATTGGAAATCCCTCACAAAGTAACTATGCAGCAGCCAATTCTTTCCTTGACACATTCTGCCATTATCGGAGAAACCTTGGACTTGCTGGACAGTCCATCAACTGGGGTCCTTTGAACCTTGGTCTCTTGTTGAACAAAGACCATTTCCAAAAGTTCCTGGAGGCAAAAGGGATGATGACAATGGATGTTAGTGACATTCAAGAGGCACTACAACAGTGTCTTCTGCTGAACAGACCTCAGCAAGTCATATGCAAGTTCAACTTCAGAAATCTTTACATTCACGTTCTCTCACAAAATGTATCTCTCAGAGAACGGCTATCAGCTTTAGTGGAAATGGAGCTAAAAAGTGATTTAGGTAATGAACCCAGGGTTCAGTATTTGCCATCAAAACATGAATGTGTGAGAGCAATTGTCAGTGACATCAGCAACGTTAGTGTAGATGAGCTGAATGATGACTCTCCTCTGTGTGCACTGGGTATTGACTCAATGTTGGCCATGACTCTGCAGAATCAGATTTTCCAAGAGACAGGTGTGAATGTACCTTTGGTTAGAATACTGGACCCCAGCAGTACACTGGCCACTTTGGAAACAATTATAAAGAACAATGGATAA